A region from the Sphingomonas flavescens genome encodes:
- a CDS encoding arginyltransferase, translated as MSAPFRFPKFFVTNPSPCPYLPGKVERKVFTELSGRHANELNEALGRIGFRRSQSVAYRPSCIDCSACVSVRVLASEFEATATQRKLLRRNQDLEVTACKPWTTDEQYSLLRKYLAARHPGGGMAEMDESDFADMVEQTPVRTYIIEYREPSVDGKPGRLVGACLSDQQSDGLSMIYSFFDVGPDARKGLGTFIILDHIIRAARANLPYVYLGYWVEGSGRMAYKTGFRPLERLGRDGWRRMDQSEGDKTAKVSLSLPNRRPRQILVDA; from the coding sequence GTGAGCGCACCGTTCCGCTTCCCAAAGTTCTTCGTAACGAACCCGTCGCCGTGCCCGTATCTTCCGGGCAAGGTCGAGCGGAAAGTGTTTACGGAACTGAGCGGGCGGCACGCCAACGAACTCAATGAAGCGCTTGGGCGAATTGGTTTCCGCCGCAGCCAGTCGGTGGCCTATCGGCCCAGTTGCATCGATTGCTCGGCCTGCGTTTCCGTCCGCGTCCTTGCGTCGGAATTCGAGGCGACCGCGACCCAGCGCAAGCTGCTAAGGCGCAATCAGGACCTCGAGGTCACCGCCTGCAAGCCGTGGACTACGGACGAGCAATATTCTCTGCTGCGGAAATATCTCGCTGCCCGCCATCCCGGCGGCGGCATGGCGGAAATGGACGAGAGCGATTTCGCCGACATGGTCGAGCAGACGCCGGTTCGGACCTACATTATCGAATATCGCGAACCATCCGTGGACGGAAAGCCGGGTCGCCTGGTCGGCGCCTGCCTCAGCGACCAGCAGAGCGATGGCCTGTCGATGATTTACAGCTTCTTCGATGTCGGCCCGGACGCCCGCAAGGGCCTCGGCACCTTCATCATCCTCGACCACATCATCCGCGCCGCACGTGCGAACCTGCCGTACGTCTATCTTGGCTATTGGGTCGAAGGCTCGGGTCGGATGGCCTACAAGACGGGCTTCCGTCCGCTCGAACGCCTGGGCCGCGATGGCTGGCGGCGAATGGATCAGTCCGAAGGCGATAAGACTGCAAAGGTCTCGTTGTCGCTTCCGAACCGCCGCCCCCGGCAGATACTCGTCGACGCGTAG
- a CDS encoding threonine ammonia-lyase — MQVPPTIDDIRAAAKRIEGSVVRTPMQVSRTLSEIIGAEVWLKFENLQFTAAYKERGALNKLLQLTDDERARGVIAASAGNHAQAVAYHARRLGIPATIVMPAPTPSVKVTQTAGHGATVVLHGDMFDDAYAKARELALEKGYVFVHPFDDPQIIAGAGTTALEMLEAAPDLDTIVVPIGGGGLMSGIAIAARAIKPDIELIGVEAELYPSMKCAIQDCHLPLGGDTLAEGIAVKQPGALTSQILKDYADDVALVSERDLERAVAMLVGIEKTVVEGAGAAGLAAMIADPDRFKGKKVATLLCGGNIDTHLLANVLVRDLVRNGRIARLQIAAHDQPGALAAITAKVYEAGVNVLEINHSRIFTSLPAKDTMIEVECEARDPESIDDVVRRLEAAGFRVERARLD; from the coding sequence ATGCAAGTCCCGCCGACGATTGACGACATTCGCGCCGCCGCAAAGCGCATCGAAGGCTCGGTTGTCCGCACGCCGATGCAGGTCAGCCGGACTCTTTCCGAGATCATCGGCGCCGAGGTGTGGCTGAAGTTCGAGAACCTGCAGTTCACCGCGGCCTACAAGGAGCGCGGCGCGCTCAACAAGTTGCTGCAGCTGACCGACGACGAGCGCGCGCGCGGCGTCATCGCGGCGTCGGCGGGCAACCACGCGCAGGCCGTCGCTTATCACGCCAGGCGCCTCGGCATTCCGGCCACGATCGTGATGCCCGCGCCAACGCCATCGGTGAAAGTCACGCAGACCGCCGGCCATGGCGCGACGGTCGTACTGCATGGCGACATGTTCGACGACGCCTATGCCAAGGCGCGCGAGCTGGCGCTCGAGAAAGGCTATGTCTTCGTTCACCCATTCGACGATCCGCAGATCATCGCGGGTGCAGGGACGACCGCCCTCGAGATGCTCGAAGCCGCGCCGGACCTGGACACCATTGTCGTGCCGATCGGTGGCGGCGGGCTGATGTCGGGGATCGCCATCGCCGCGCGTGCGATCAAGCCGGACATCGAACTGATCGGCGTTGAGGCCGAGCTTTATCCGTCGATGAAATGCGCGATCCAGGACTGCCATTTGCCGCTGGGCGGCGACACGCTGGCGGAGGGCATTGCGGTGAAGCAGCCGGGCGCGCTGACGTCGCAGATCCTGAAGGATTATGCCGACGATGTCGCGCTGGTTTCAGAACGCGATCTCGAACGCGCGGTCGCGATGCTCGTAGGGATCGAAAAGACCGTGGTTGAAGGCGCCGGCGCGGCCGGCTTGGCGGCGATGATCGCCGATCCCGATCGCTTCAAGGGGAAGAAGGTCGCAACATTATTGTGCGGCGGTAACATCGACACGCATCTGCTCGCCAACGTTCTCGTCCGTGACCTTGTGCGCAATGGCCGGATCGCCCGCCTGCAAATCGCGGCACACGACCAGCCCGGCGCGCTCGCCGCGATCACTGCCAAGGTTTACGAAGCCGGCGTCAATGTGCTGGAAATCAATCACAGCCGCATTTTCACCAGCCTGCCGGCGAAGGACACGATGATCGAGGTCGAGTGCGAGGCGCGCGATCCGGAGTCGATCGACGACGTCGTGCGCCGGCTGGAAGCCGCTGGCTTCAGGGTCGAACGCGCCCGTCTCGACTGA
- a CDS encoding amidohydrolase produces the protein MRIMLFALSALLASTAANADTLFTNANGITVDDQSRIQHFTGLLIGDDGKVVRLLNGSATAPRNGKVVDLGGRTVLPGLIDAHGHVTDLGFTALRLNLTGTKSLAELQQRLRDYAAAHPDLKWISGFGWNQEQWADKRFPTSADLDAAVGDRPVTLERVDGHAVVANGAALRAAGVTAATPVPAGGEFHDGLFVDNARSLIDKAVPRPTTAQLDEALQKSQEILLGYGVTGVGSMSTSVDDWNAFNRAGRSGRLNVRLMSYLSGTESMAAVPHPTNWLFGDRLRAVGIKLFADGALGSRGAWLKQPYADKPDTRGLQFHSDAEMLALATKAADAGFQLATHAIGDAANAQIITVYEQLSKRYGANRRWRIEHFQIVDPADIPRLAPAGIIASMQPTHQTSDRLMAEARMGPNRLGGSYAWHTVLKSGARLAFGSDLPVESPNPFPGLSAAISRQDVEGQPPGGWRPQERLTLGQALHAFTRGAAYAGFAEAKIGALEPGKYADFIVVDRDPTKIDAQVLAKTEVLETWVGGKKVWSRAPSASRPERGQ, from the coding sequence ATGCGCATCATGCTCTTCGCGCTCAGCGCGCTCCTCGCTTCGACCGCCGCCAACGCGGATACGCTTTTCACCAATGCCAACGGCATCACAGTCGACGACCAGAGCCGGATCCAGCATTTCACCGGCCTGCTGATCGGCGACGATGGCAAGGTTGTGAGGTTGCTTAACGGCTCTGCAACCGCGCCGCGAAATGGGAAGGTCGTCGATCTGGGCGGCCGCACGGTCCTGCCGGGGCTGATCGATGCGCATGGCCACGTGACCGACCTAGGCTTCACCGCGCTGCGCCTGAACCTGACGGGCACGAAATCGCTGGCGGAATTACAGCAGCGGTTGCGCGATTATGCGGCGGCGCATCCTGACCTCAAGTGGATCAGCGGCTTCGGCTGGAACCAGGAACAATGGGCCGACAAACGCTTCCCGACATCGGCCGACCTGGATGCCGCGGTCGGCGATCGGCCGGTCACGCTGGAGCGCGTCGATGGGCACGCCGTCGTCGCCAACGGCGCGGCGTTGCGCGCAGCGGGCGTGACGGCCGCGACGCCGGTTCCGGCCGGCGGCGAATTTCATGACGGACTGTTTGTCGACAATGCGCGCAGCCTGATCGACAAGGCGGTACCCCGGCCGACCACGGCGCAACTCGACGAGGCCCTGCAGAAATCGCAGGAAATTTTGCTCGGCTACGGCGTGACCGGCGTCGGCAGCATGAGCACGTCGGTTGACGACTGGAACGCCTTCAACCGGGCCGGACGCAGCGGGCGGCTCAATGTGCGGCTGATGAGCTATCTGTCGGGAACTGAGTCGATGGCCGCCGTGCCGCACCCGACCAATTGGTTGTTCGGCGATCGCCTTCGCGCGGTCGGCATCAAGCTGTTCGCCGATGGCGCACTCGGATCACGCGGCGCGTGGCTCAAGCAGCCTTATGCCGACAAGCCGGATACGCGCGGACTGCAGTTCCATTCGGACGCGGAAATGCTGGCGCTGGCGACGAAAGCCGCGGACGCCGGTTTCCAGCTTGCGACGCACGCAATTGGCGACGCGGCCAACGCGCAGATCATCACCGTCTATGAGCAGTTGTCGAAGCGTTATGGCGCAAACCGTCGCTGGCGGATCGAGCACTTCCAGATTGTCGATCCCGCGGACATCCCGCGATTGGCGCCGGCGGGAATCATCGCCTCGATGCAGCCGACGCACCAGACCAGCGACCGGCTAATGGCCGAAGCGCGGATGGGGCCGAACAGGCTCGGCGGCTCTTATGCATGGCATACGGTGCTGAAGAGTGGCGCACGGCTGGCATTCGGGTCGGACTTGCCGGTCGAATCGCCCAATCCCTTTCCCGGCCTGTCCGCCGCGATCAGCCGACAGGATGTCGAGGGGCAGCCGCCAGGCGGCTGGCGTCCCCAGGAACGCCTGACTCTTGGTCAGGCGCTTCACGCCTTTACCCGCGGCGCGGCCTACGCCGGCTTTGCCGAAGCGAAAATTGGCGCGCTGGAGCCGGGCAAATACGCCGACTTCATCGTCGTGGACCGCGATCCGACCAAAATCGATGCGCAGGTATTGGCCAAGACGGAAGTGTTGGAAACCTGGGTCGGCGGCAAGAAGGTCTGGAGTCGGGCGCCTAGCGCTTCGCGGCCTGAGCGCGGCCAGTGA
- a CDS encoding protein-disulfide reductase DsbD family protein: protein MIRRLLLLLCLLLAPAAAGAQHIVPQLVAEGAAPPGGEVELAIHMRPERGWHGYWRNPGDAGLPMTVDWRLPPGFSAGPLSYPVPTRLTVAGLMNYVFERDYAVLVRLKVPANATGTIPVRAAATWLACTDKICVPERGELSLDVPVGQGTPNRAQFDAWRQALPQPLATPAHFAVQGNRLRVAIPLPASVAVAEPYLFPITDDVFDYEAPQQFRRSGDWVVAELTTKASPHTFEGVLALKDGRGLEFRAVQGPVPSGGEVIGGGALGAQAIFWAVLGALAGGILLNLMPCVFPILALKALHLSRAGGSQREARSDALSYAAGAVIGTGALGAVLLIIRAAGAQAGWAFQLQDPRTIMLLMLLAVVITANLLGLFELPVLGGRAQPAGSFGTGVLAAFVATPCAGPFLGAALGTALLLPPAGSLAVFAALGLGLALPFVAVAFVPALRTKLPKPGPWMDRLKRLLAVPMVASAIAALWLVYRLGGPKALALGALSAIALIALLIWIGRRQRRGVATGLPAIAAIVGLVAASAVAANTIPVEAQAERAGSAEKWSEVRVAALAQQGKPVFVYFTADWCLTCKVNEAAAIDRAEVRDAFKRAGVTVLEGDWTNGDPAITRFLETRGRAGVPYYLWYAPGKPPEELPQVLTPSMLTGRAQAAKR from the coding sequence GTGATCCGTCGGCTCTTGCTTTTGCTCTGTCTGCTGCTGGCACCGGCTGCTGCTGGCGCTCAGCACATCGTGCCGCAGCTGGTCGCCGAGGGCGCCGCTCCGCCAGGCGGCGAAGTGGAGCTCGCCATCCACATGCGGCCGGAGCGCGGCTGGCACGGTTATTGGCGGAACCCCGGCGATGCCGGCCTGCCGATGACGGTCGACTGGCGGCTGCCGCCAGGCTTTTCGGCCGGGCCACTGAGCTACCCGGTGCCGACGCGCCTCACCGTTGCTGGGCTCATGAACTACGTATTTGAGCGGGACTATGCAGTGCTCGTCCGCCTCAAGGTGCCCGCGAACGCGACCGGCACGATCCCGGTGCGCGCCGCCGCGACCTGGCTCGCCTGCACGGACAAGATCTGCGTCCCGGAGCGCGGCGAACTCTCGCTCGACGTGCCGGTCGGGCAGGGCACGCCCAACCGCGCGCAGTTCGACGCATGGCGCCAGGCGCTTCCGCAGCCGCTCGCGACACCGGCGCATTTCGCCGTGCAGGGCAACCGCCTGCGCGTCGCGATACCGCTACCGGCGAGCGTCGCCGTCGCCGAGCCCTACCTGTTCCCGATCACCGACGACGTGTTCGACTATGAAGCGCCGCAGCAATTCCGCCGCAGCGGCGACTGGGTCGTCGCCGAGCTGACGACCAAGGCGTCGCCGCACACTTTCGAGGGCGTGCTGGCGCTCAAGGACGGTCGCGGACTGGAATTCCGAGCAGTGCAGGGACCAGTGCCCTCCGGCGGAGAGGTGATCGGCGGAGGGGCGTTAGGTGCGCAGGCCATTTTTTGGGCCGTCCTTGGTGCGCTGGCGGGCGGCATCCTCCTCAACCTCATGCCCTGCGTCTTCCCAATCCTGGCCCTCAAGGCGCTGCACCTGTCCCGCGCCGGCGGTTCGCAACGCGAGGCCCGATCGGACGCGCTGAGCTATGCGGCCGGCGCGGTGATCGGCACCGGCGCCCTCGGCGCGGTATTGCTGATCATCCGGGCTGCTGGAGCCCAGGCGGGCTGGGCTTTCCAGCTTCAAGATCCGCGCACGATCATGTTGCTAATGCTCCTTGCGGTCGTGATCACCGCCAACCTGCTCGGCCTGTTCGAATTGCCCGTCCTCGGCGGCCGCGCGCAACCCGCGGGCAGCTTCGGTACCGGCGTGCTGGCTGCATTCGTGGCCACGCCCTGCGCAGGTCCGTTCCTCGGCGCCGCACTGGGCACCGCCTTGCTTCTGCCACCAGCCGGATCTCTCGCCGTCTTTGCCGCGCTCGGCCTTGGATTGGCACTGCCCTTCGTGGCGGTCGCCTTCGTTCCAGCGCTTCGCACCAAGCTGCCGAAACCCGGACCATGGATGGATCGCCTGAAGCGCTTACTCGCCGTCCCTATGGTCGCGAGTGCGATTGCGGCGTTGTGGCTGGTCTACCGCCTCGGCGGTCCGAAGGCGCTGGCATTAGGAGCGCTCAGCGCCATTGCCCTGATCGCGCTGCTCATCTGGATCGGTCGCCGCCAACGCCGTGGCGTTGCGACAGGCTTGCCCGCCATCGCTGCAATCGTGGGACTGGTTGCCGCGTCGGCCGTCGCTGCGAACACGATCCCTGTCGAAGCCCAGGCTGAGCGGGCAGGTAGCGCGGAGAAGTGGAGCGAAGTCCGCGTCGCTGCGCTGGCGCAGCAGGGCAAACCGGTCTTCGTTTACTTCACCGCCGACTGGTGCCTGACCTGCAAGGTGAATGAAGCCGCGGCCATCGACCGGGCGGAAGTCCGCGACGCCTTCAAGCGCGCCGGGGTCACGGTGCTGGAAGGCGACTGGACCAACGGCGATCCGGCGATCACGCGCTTCCTCGAGACGCGTGGCAGAGCCGGTGTGCCCTATTACCTGTGGTACGCGCCCGGAAAGCCTCCCGAGGAGCTTCCGCAGGTGCTGACGCCGTCGATGCTCACTGGCCGCGCTCAGGCCGCGAAGCGCTAG